In Streptomyces canus, one DNA window encodes the following:
- a CDS encoding siderophore-interacting protein, which translates to MAEGPGRKPRKPHSAQVVRTERLTPHMQRVVLGGDGLADFAADTCTDHYVKILFPAEGATYPEPFDIQRIREEFPREQWPVTRTYTVRHFDAEHRELTLDFVIHGDEGLAGPWAVRVQPGETVRFMGPGGAYAPDLDADWHLLVGDESALPAIARSLESLPDGARAHAFIEVSGPAEEQKIDSDVEVVWLHRGSRPVGESLVEAVRALEFPEGRLCAFVHGEAHFVKQLRHLLRVERGVPREDLSISGYWRLGHNEDGWQASKRDWNARIEAEQEGAAPAA; encoded by the coding sequence ATGGCAGAAGGACCGGGACGCAAGCCGCGGAAGCCTCACTCCGCACAGGTCGTCCGCACCGAACGCCTCACCCCGCACATGCAGCGCGTGGTGCTCGGCGGCGACGGACTCGCGGACTTCGCGGCGGACACCTGCACCGACCACTACGTCAAGATCCTTTTCCCGGCCGAGGGCGCGACCTATCCCGAGCCCTTCGACATACAGCGGATCCGCGAGGAGTTCCCGCGCGAGCAATGGCCCGTGACCCGCACCTACACCGTGCGCCACTTTGACGCCGAACACCGCGAGCTCACCCTGGACTTCGTGATCCACGGCGACGAGGGCCTCGCCGGCCCCTGGGCGGTGCGCGTCCAGCCCGGTGAGACCGTGCGCTTCATGGGCCCGGGCGGCGCCTACGCCCCCGACCTGGACGCCGACTGGCATCTCCTCGTCGGTGACGAGAGCGCGCTGCCCGCGATCGCCCGTTCCCTGGAGTCGCTGCCCGACGGCGCCCGGGCACACGCCTTCATCGAGGTCTCCGGGCCCGCGGAGGAGCAGAAGATCGACTCCGACGTGGAGGTCGTGTGGCTGCACCGCGGCTCCCGCCCGGTCGGGGAGTCGCTGGTCGAGGCCGTGCGCGCGCTGGAGTTCCCGGAGGGCCGGCTGTGCGCGTTCGTGCACGGCGAGGCGCACTTCGTGAAGCAGCTGCGCCATCTGCTGCGCGTCGAGCGCGGTGTCCCGCGCGAGGACCTGTCGATCTCCGGCTACTGGCGCCTGGGCCACAACGAGGACGGCTGGCAGGCCTCCAAGCGGGACTGGAACGCGCGCATCGAGGCGGAGCAGGAGGGGGCGGCGCCGGCCGCTTAG
- a CDS encoding 5'-3' exonuclease, producing MRSVTGRLMLLDTASLYFRAYFGVPESVKAPDGTPVNAVRGLLEFIDRLVKDHRPDLLVACMDADWRPQWRVDLIPSYKAHRVAEERESGPDEEEVPDTLSPQVPVIEAVLDALGIARVGVAGYEADDVIGTFTARATGPVDIVTGDRDLYQLVDDERGVRVLYPLKGVGTLQLTDEAWLREKYGVDGRGYADLATLRGDPSDGLPGVPGIGEKTAAKLLAEFGDLAGIMAAVDDPKAKLTPSQRKRLDESRPYVAVAPKVVLVAGDVPLPQVETAVPRTPRDPAALEKLADRWGLGGSLQRLMATLGA from the coding sequence ATGCGAAGCGTGACCGGACGACTGATGCTCCTCGACACCGCCTCCCTCTACTTCCGTGCCTACTTCGGCGTGCCGGAGTCGGTGAAGGCACCGGACGGCACGCCGGTGAACGCCGTGCGCGGCCTCCTCGAATTCATCGACCGCCTGGTCAAGGACCACCGGCCCGACCTGCTGGTGGCCTGCATGGACGCGGACTGGCGCCCCCAGTGGCGGGTCGACCTCATCCCCTCCTACAAGGCGCACCGCGTCGCCGAGGAGCGCGAGAGCGGCCCGGACGAGGAGGAGGTGCCGGACACGCTCTCGCCGCAGGTGCCCGTCATCGAGGCCGTCCTGGACGCGCTCGGCATCGCGCGTGTGGGTGTGGCCGGCTATGAGGCGGACGACGTGATCGGCACGTTCACCGCGCGGGCGACGGGCCCGGTCGACATCGTCACCGGCGACCGCGACCTGTACCAGCTGGTGGACGACGAGCGCGGGGTGCGCGTGCTGTATCCCCTCAAGGGCGTCGGCACGCTCCAGCTGACCGACGAGGCCTGGCTGCGCGAGAAGTATGGCGTCGACGGCCGTGGGTACGCGGATCTGGCGACGCTGCGGGGCGACCCGAGCGACGGCCTGCCGGGTGTCCCCGGTATCGGTGAGAAGACGGCTGCCAAACTGCTCGCCGAGTTCGGCGACCTGGCCGGCATCATGGCCGCGGTCGACGACCCGAAGGCGAAGCTCACACCCTCGCAGCGCAAGCGGCTCGACGAGTCGCGGCCGTACGTCGCCGTGGCACCGAAGGTGGTGCTGGTGGCCGGTGACGTCCCGCTGCCGCAGGTGGAGACCGCGGTTCCGCGCACGCCGCGCGATCCCGCGGCACTGGAGAAGCTGGCAGACCGATGGGGGCTGGGTGGCTCACTGCAGCGGCTGATGGCGACGCTCGGCGCGTAA
- a CDS encoding PadR family transcriptional regulator: protein MGRRKLRNPLALAVLATLWQKPMHPYEIAQTLRRQGKDASTKINYGSLYTVVQSLEKHGFVEVTDVERQGNRPERTVYGITAAGRQEMTEWMSDLVAFPAKEYPIFETALSLLGVLHPDEVVPLLEQRLDALEVQIAGGRGALEKLYETLPRLFLVENEYQLHMVEAEAAWVRGFLGELREGRLPGIEEWKAFHAP from the coding sequence ATGGGGCGCCGCAAGCTCCGCAACCCCCTGGCGCTCGCCGTGCTGGCGACGCTGTGGCAGAAGCCGATGCATCCCTACGAGATCGCCCAGACCCTGCGCCGCCAGGGCAAGGACGCCAGCACGAAGATCAACTACGGCTCGCTCTACACCGTCGTCCAGAGCCTGGAGAAACACGGGTTCGTCGAGGTCACGGACGTGGAGCGGCAGGGCAACCGGCCCGAGCGGACCGTCTACGGCATCACCGCGGCCGGGCGCCAGGAGATGACCGAGTGGATGTCGGACCTGGTCGCCTTCCCGGCCAAGGAGTACCCGATCTTCGAGACCGCGCTCTCGCTGCTCGGCGTGCTGCACCCCGACGAGGTGGTGCCGCTGCTGGAGCAACGGCTCGACGCCCTGGAGGTACAGATCGCCGGCGGCCGAGGCGCCCTGGAGAAGCTCTACGAGACGCTGCCCCGGCTCTTCCTCGTGGAGAACGAGTACCAGCTCCACATGGTCGAGGCGGAGGCGGCGTGGGTCCGCGGCTTCCTCGGCGAACTCAGAGAGGGCAGGCTGCCCGGCATCGAGGAGTGGAAGGCGTTCCACGCACCATGA
- a CDS encoding ATP-binding cassette domain-containing protein, with protein sequence MNTRAPAIEARQLIKTYGGEVTALNGIDVVVERGSVFGLLGPNGAGKSTTVKILTTLARPDSGSATVAGHDVLRHPDRVRRAIGVVAQGSGADPVATGQENLRLQGRLYGLRGAALERRVDELLDRFTLTDAARRPVKGYSGGMRRRLDVALGLVHRPEVLFLDEPTTGLDPEARSAMWDEIGRLAGEEGLTILLTTHYLEEADRLAERVAVVDRGRIVVEGTPDALKGELRGDAVHLELSEPLGDAGRTLLTGALHGVPGVHEVLADGHRVSVRADDGAAAVPALLTALERAGVRVATVTVARPSLDDVYLRYAGRRYAEAEDLVGAR encoded by the coding sequence ATGAACACCCGTGCGCCCGCGATCGAGGCGCGTCAACTGATCAAGACCTACGGCGGTGAGGTCACCGCACTCAACGGCATCGACGTGGTCGTCGAGCGGGGCAGCGTCTTCGGCCTGCTCGGCCCGAACGGCGCCGGCAAGTCCACCACCGTCAAGATCCTCACCACCCTGGCCCGCCCCGACTCCGGCTCGGCCACCGTCGCGGGCCACGACGTGCTGCGCCACCCGGACCGGGTCCGCCGGGCCATCGGCGTGGTCGCCCAGGGCTCCGGCGCCGACCCGGTCGCCACCGGCCAGGAGAACCTCCGACTCCAGGGCAGGCTCTACGGCTTGCGGGGCGCCGCGCTCGAACGCCGGGTGGACGAGCTCCTCGACCGCTTCACGCTCACCGACGCCGCCCGGCGCCCGGTCAAGGGCTACTCCGGTGGCATGCGACGCCGACTCGACGTCGCCCTCGGCCTGGTGCACCGCCCCGAGGTGCTCTTCCTCGACGAGCCGACCACCGGACTCGACCCCGAGGCCCGCAGCGCGATGTGGGACGAGATCGGCCGGCTCGCCGGTGAGGAGGGGCTGACGATCCTGCTCACCACGCACTACCTCGAAGAGGCGGACCGGCTCGCCGAGCGTGTCGCCGTCGTCGACCGGGGCCGGATCGTCGTCGAGGGGACTCCGGACGCGCTGAAGGGCGAACTGCGCGGTGACGCGGTGCACTTGGAGCTGAGCGAGCCGCTCGGCGACGCGGGCCGCACCCTGCTGACCGGCGCCCTGCACGGGGTGCCGGGCGTGCACGAGGTGCTGGCCGACGGGCACCGCGTCAGCGTCCGCGCCGACGACGGGGCCGCCGCCGTACCCGCCCTGCTCACCGCCCTGGAGCGGGCCGGGGTCAGGGTGGCCACCGTGACCGTCGCCCGTCCCTCACTCGACGACGTCTATCTGCGCTACGCGGGCCGCCGTTACGCGGAGGCCGAAGACCTGGTGGGTGCCCGATGA
- a CDS encoding ABC transporter permease, with protein MSMAVSQTWYMTQRQLMVFVRQPAYAIITLVQPVIWLFLFGSLFRKVVELGGFGTTSYLDYLVPGVVVMSALGSNMWAGMTTLDEIQRGTLDRFLTTPVSRAALMNGNVVNNGLVTAFQSVVIVLLGLLGGADYPGGIAGIAVLVLASVLLGTVFGALSNALGMLVRERESIIGINTFLLLPLTFLSSAFMAPSQMPSWMRHIADFNPLNWAMVAGRSALSADPDWGVVLGRGGALLGLAVVAVWLSIRTFRSYQRSV; from the coding sequence ATGAGCATGGCCGTCTCCCAGACCTGGTACATGACGCAGCGTCAACTCATGGTGTTCGTACGGCAGCCCGCGTACGCGATCATCACCCTGGTCCAGCCGGTGATCTGGCTGTTCCTGTTCGGCAGCCTCTTCAGGAAGGTCGTCGAGCTCGGCGGCTTCGGCACCACGTCCTACCTGGACTATCTGGTCCCCGGTGTGGTGGTGATGAGCGCGCTCGGCTCCAACATGTGGGCGGGGATGACCACCCTGGACGAGATCCAGCGCGGCACCCTCGACCGCTTCCTGACCACTCCGGTCAGCCGGGCCGCCCTGATGAACGGCAACGTCGTCAACAACGGCCTGGTCACCGCCTTCCAGTCGGTGGTCATCGTGCTGCTCGGGCTGCTGGGCGGCGCCGACTACCCGGGCGGAATCGCCGGGATCGCCGTGCTGGTCCTCGCCTCGGTGCTGCTGGGCACCGTCTTCGGGGCGCTGTCCAACGCGCTCGGCATGCTGGTGCGGGAACGGGAGTCGATCATCGGGATCAACACCTTCCTGCTGCTCCCGCTCACCTTCCTGTCCAGCGCCTTCATGGCGCCCTCGCAGATGCCCTCCTGGATGCGGCACATCGCCGACTTCAACCCGTTGAACTGGGCGATGGTGGCGGGCCGTTCGGCCCTGTCCGCGGACCCGGACTGGGGCGTGGTGCTGGGCCGCGGGGGAGCGCTGCTCGGGCTGGCGGTCGTGGCGGTGTGGCTGTCGATCCGGACCTTCCGGTCGTACCAGCGGTCGGTGTGA